Proteins from a single region of Pseudodesulfovibrio portus:
- a CDS encoding tyrosine-type recombinase/integrase, whose amino-acid sequence MPYKEGKRWRGVVRFTPTHGPIIRRTKFFETKRQAEDWEGETVKAFKVADQRNPAKADVIGRALTVTEWANRYLDHVEDTMCRKTYNEKRLAFQRLGSFLRDDRSLVGRISLHVALEHLAMVSRTVTGNSANKDRKNLAAAWVWGIKYLNLDRDNPFQHVDRFPEDRHPRYVPPLGDFRKVVDLAGPRRRQLLLLAFHTAPRRSELWKLKWSEVDFGSGLVGYWTRKRRSGNAEFDELPMSAGLRAKLAEWKLVSGSEDLVFGSRFNGLLDPNNRWLKRLCAEAGVKPFGFHGIRHLAARVAIDNGATIMEVKHLLRHKSIATTQRYILRTKKTTGAVDALDAALADAVRGRARKNDTCG is encoded by the coding sequence ATGCCCTACAAGGAAGGAAAACGGTGGAGGGGCGTGGTGCGTTTCACCCCGACACATGGTCCGATCATCAGGCGCACGAAGTTCTTTGAAACCAAGAGACAGGCAGAGGACTGGGAAGGCGAAACCGTCAAGGCATTCAAGGTGGCCGATCAGAGAAACCCTGCCAAGGCCGATGTGATTGGCCGGGCTCTGACCGTGACGGAATGGGCGAATCGTTACCTCGATCACGTCGAGGACACGATGTGCCGGAAGACCTACAACGAAAAGCGGTTGGCTTTCCAGCGACTGGGGTCTTTCCTCAGGGACGACCGGTCGCTGGTCGGGCGAATCAGCCTTCACGTGGCTCTGGAGCATCTGGCCATGGTCTCCAGGACGGTAACCGGGAATTCGGCGAACAAGGATCGCAAGAATCTCGCCGCCGCCTGGGTGTGGGGAATCAAGTACCTCAATCTGGACAGGGACAATCCCTTCCAGCATGTGGACAGGTTCCCCGAGGATCGCCACCCGCGCTACGTCCCGCCGTTGGGCGACTTCCGCAAGGTGGTGGACCTGGCTGGACCTCGTCGTAGGCAACTGCTGTTGCTGGCCTTCCATACCGCGCCGCGCAGGAGCGAGCTTTGGAAGCTCAAGTGGAGCGAGGTCGACTTCGGTTCCGGACTTGTCGGCTACTGGACACGGAAGCGGCGAAGCGGAAACGCGGAATTCGACGAACTCCCCATGTCCGCAGGGCTTCGCGCCAAGCTGGCCGAATGGAAGCTGGTGTCCGGCTCCGAGGACCTGGTCTTTGGCAGTCGGTTCAACGGCCTTCTGGACCCGAACAATCGGTGGCTGAAGCGGTTGTGCGCCGAAGCCGGGGTGAAGCCGTTCGGCTTTCATGGCATCCGTCACCTGGCGGCCCGAGTGGCTATCGACAACGGTGCGACCATCATGGAAGTGAAGCACCTGCTCAGGCACAAGTCCATCGCCACGACCCAGCGCTACATCCTCCGGACGAAGAAGACCACCGGTGCCGTGGATGCCCTGGACGCGGCCTTGGCCGATGCGG
- a CDS encoding helix-turn-helix domain-containing protein: MSNALKVKDVARILNCSESLVRTPAMLAALGAFRIGKRGIRFHHDLLEAYIARGQIGHAEKTPVTDEGGSRSNLTDRHGIW, from the coding sequence ATGTCGAACGCATTGAAGGTCAAGGATGTCGCCCGAATCCTGAATTGTTCGGAAAGCCTGGTCAGAACTCCGGCCATGCTTGCCGCGCTGGGGGCTTTTCGGATCGGAAAACGGGGCATCCGATTTCACCATGATCTGCTCGAGGCGTATATCGCCAGGGGCCAGATCGGCCATGCAGAAAAGACGCCAGTCACGGACGAAGGCGGAAGCCGGTCCAATTTGACGGATCGTCATGGCATTTGGTAA
- a CDS encoding integrase domain-containing protein: MKSISLVLGANRATLSGPRSKQHRIRQNAKAFASRLREAGFGVRKWTNISNKHFAAVADKMKEQGVGDGRIAEIFSAARHLCEAYGNTRISPTNDVFGVKRGTIANANSKAVAPEFVLGAIAKLEAESSYEHGPRCAAQIRLQYELGLRREESAKVDLINDWDKEGRTLRIQYGPKGGRPRTLHNLSDRQQEALERALPYVSQSDRPGIHNLMPSGMGDKWQEKLSYAARLCGFTKKESGWTLHSNRHERFHHMYVEHTGFQPPNQHDSVEAFQKAARDTAGNEWPRLDAEARDDIEVTAGHSPGRRDVSDAYLGSSR; the protein is encoded by the coding sequence ATGAAATCCATCAGTCTGGTACTGGGCGCGAACAGGGCAACCTTGTCCGGCCCGCGCTCGAAACAACACAGAATCCGGCAGAACGCCAAAGCCTTCGCAAGCCGGTTGCGTGAAGCCGGGTTTGGGGTCCGCAAATGGACCAACATTTCCAACAAGCATTTTGCGGCTGTGGCCGACAAAATGAAAGAACAGGGCGTGGGTGACGGGCGTATCGCCGAAATCTTTTCGGCAGCCCGTCACCTGTGCGAAGCATATGGCAACACCCGCATCAGTCCGACCAATGACGTGTTCGGCGTGAAGCGCGGGACCATTGCCAACGCCAACAGCAAGGCGGTTGCCCCTGAATTCGTCTTGGGGGCAATCGCCAAATTGGAAGCCGAATCGTCATACGAGCACGGTCCCCGGTGCGCCGCCCAGATCCGGCTTCAATACGAACTGGGGCTCCGACGCGAAGAATCGGCAAAAGTCGATCTGATCAACGATTGGGACAAGGAAGGCCGCACTCTTCGCATCCAGTATGGCCCGAAGGGTGGACGCCCCCGGACGCTGCACAATCTGTCCGATCGGCAGCAGGAAGCTCTTGAGCGAGCTCTACCATACGTCAGTCAATCCGACAGGCCGGGGATTCATAACCTCATGCCGAGCGGGATGGGCGACAAATGGCAGGAAAAGCTGTCCTACGCGGCCAGGCTTTGCGGCTTCACCAAGAAGGAAAGCGGGTGGACGCTGCACAGCAATCGTCATGAACGGTTCCACCATATGTACGTCGAGCACACGGGCTTTCAGCCGCCCAACCAGCACGATTCCGTGGAAGCCTTCCAGAAAGCCGCGCGGGACACGGCTGGGAACGAATGGCCTCGGCTCGACGCCGAAGCCCGTGACGACATCGAGGTCACTGCCGGTCATTCCCCCGGCCGCCGGGATGTGTCCGACGCCTATCTTGGCAGCTCCCGTTAG
- a CDS encoding B12-binding domain-containing radical SAM protein → MNALLVYPAYPDTFWSFKSILSFVSKKAAFPPLGLLTVAAMLPVEWEKKLVDTNIAPLENADLEWADVVMVSAMLVQLPSARNIMKRAREAGKTVIAGGPAFRSHLEQFPDVDHFIIGESETVMPEFLRDFERGVAKKHYTSSEHPDLDITPLPAWNLLRMKDYISMSVQYSRGCPFDCEFCDIVAMNGRRPRVKNPDQMMREIQSLYDAGWRESVFIVDDNFIGNIVRVKEFLPRLAEWQRLHHYPFKLMTEASVNLAQDNELMEMMSAANFHKVFIGIETPSTESLVECGKKQNVTADFSSAIRNIHQHGMQVMGGFIVGFDNDTSSIFGQQFRFIQEIGVVTAMIGVLNAMPHTRLWARLKSEGRLLGELSGENTDACLNFDPRMGCETLLDGYKKLVGELYSPRKYYDRISTFLSSYAPTARGKMVRTDVQAFLKSMWAVGFASPARILYWKLVLKTLLTKPKALSAVVEMAIQGLHFARVSQRIMGV, encoded by the coding sequence ATGAACGCTCTTTTGGTCTACCCTGCCTATCCCGATACATTCTGGAGTTTCAAAAGCATACTGTCCTTTGTATCAAAAAAGGCGGCTTTCCCCCCGCTCGGTTTGCTCACTGTGGCCGCCATGCTTCCCGTGGAATGGGAAAAAAAACTGGTTGATACGAATATCGCCCCTCTGGAAAACGCCGACCTCGAATGGGCGGACGTTGTCATGGTCAGCGCCATGTTGGTGCAACTTCCCAGCGCGAGGAATATCATGAAACGCGCCAGGGAAGCCGGAAAAACCGTGATCGCGGGAGGACCAGCCTTCAGGTCGCATCTCGAGCAATTTCCCGATGTGGATCATTTCATCATCGGTGAATCGGAAACCGTCATGCCAGAATTTCTGCGGGACTTCGAACGAGGAGTAGCCAAGAAGCACTATACGTCCTCCGAACACCCCGATTTGGACATCACCCCCCTTCCGGCGTGGAACCTGCTGAGAATGAAGGATTATATCTCCATGTCGGTGCAGTATTCCAGAGGCTGCCCTTTTGATTGCGAGTTTTGCGACATTGTGGCCATGAACGGACGTCGCCCTCGCGTCAAAAATCCCGATCAGATGATGCGGGAAATTCAAAGTCTGTATGATGCCGGGTGGAGGGAGTCCGTCTTTATCGTGGACGACAACTTTATCGGGAACATAGTCCGGGTGAAGGAGTTTCTGCCCAGGCTCGCCGAATGGCAGAGGCTGCACCATTACCCCTTCAAGCTCATGACCGAGGCCAGCGTGAATCTGGCACAGGACAATGAACTCATGGAGATGATGAGCGCGGCGAACTTCCACAAGGTGTTCATCGGCATTGAAACGCCTTCCACGGAGAGCCTAGTTGAGTGCGGGAAAAAACAGAACGTAACCGCCGATTTCAGCTCGGCGATCAGGAATATTCACCAACACGGCATGCAGGTGATGGGTGGTTTCATCGTGGGGTTCGACAACGACACCTCGTCGATTTTCGGGCAGCAATTCAGATTCATTCAGGAGATCGGTGTCGTGACGGCCATGATCGGGGTTCTCAATGCGATGCCGCATACGAGATTATGGGCTCGGCTCAAATCCGAAGGGAGACTGCTTGGCGAATTGAGCGGAGAGAATACCGACGCCTGCCTGAACTTCGATCCCCGCATGGGATGCGAAACCCTGCTGGATGGATACAAGAAACTCGTGGGTGAGCTTTACTCTCCAAGGAAATATTATGACCGGATCAGCACGTTTCTCTCTTCCTACGCGCCCACGGCACGGGGGAAAATGGTGCGGACGGATGTTCAGGCTTTCTTGAAAAGCATGTGGGCTGTCGGGTTCGCCTCACCAGCCCGCATCCTCTACTGGAAGCTGGTGCTAAAAACACTGTTGACCAAGCCCAAAGCCCTCTCCGCCGTGGTTGAAATGGCGATTCAGGGCTTGCATTTTGCCCGGGTGTCCCAGCGTATCATGGGCGTGTGA
- a CDS encoding lipopolysaccharide assembly protein LapA domain-containing protein: MGSKFTAFRGKAHLAVSIALVLLCLLFILQNIEQTQISFLFWTISTSRSIMLLVTMLVGVIIGLVAVLGKRARKAAPVTPRQDSNWAEQQNTMANNDAERLELHSKLIKAEQASAVLEASQKESLDRIRSSESKQRLSEEELSTVKTALSDARYAISALTNEMEKLHEELDTKELIDRIIQHDLRGAISASVLLPEAILDDANLDENQKEIVTLIRDSGKKMLEILDSSLTIYRIEQGAYEKKFTSVNLRKVISTVIERIQRVITNSNQDISINCMDAGDQRNDVFLVCGDEFLLFSTFMNLITNAIEASPNGKQISITLSRNDYCTVSIRNHGEVPESIRDTFFNKMVTAGKKFGTGLGTYSAMLMVKAQNGSIELDCSEPGMTTIYVNLPKAEA; this comes from the coding sequence ATGGGAAGCAAGTTCACAGCGTTTCGGGGAAAGGCCCACCTGGCCGTTTCCATTGCGCTCGTATTATTATGCTTGTTGTTCATTCTGCAAAACATTGAACAGACCCAGATATCATTTCTGTTTTGGACGATTTCAACATCACGTTCGATAATGCTTCTGGTCACCATGCTTGTCGGCGTCATCATTGGATTGGTTGCCGTTTTGGGAAAACGGGCAAGAAAAGCTGCACCCGTCACGCCAAGGCAGGACAGTAACTGGGCGGAACAGCAAAATACGATGGCGAACAACGACGCCGAGAGATTGGAATTGCACTCGAAACTGATCAAAGCTGAGCAGGCTTCAGCAGTACTCGAGGCAAGTCAAAAGGAGTCACTCGACCGAATCAGGTCATCCGAAAGTAAACAACGGCTCTCTGAAGAAGAATTATCGACGGTCAAGACAGCCTTGAGCGATGCCAGATATGCCATTTCAGCTCTGACGAACGAAATGGAAAAACTACATGAAGAACTTGATACTAAAGAATTAATTGATAGAATTATTCAGCACGACCTCAGAGGAGCCATCTCGGCGTCGGTCCTGCTCCCTGAAGCGATTCTAGATGACGCCAACTTGGATGAAAACCAGAAGGAAATTGTGACTCTCATACGTGATAGTGGGAAAAAGATGCTTGAGATATTGGACTCAAGCCTGACGATTTATCGGATAGAGCAAGGAGCGTATGAAAAAAAATTCACCTCAGTAAACCTTCGCAAGGTTATTTCCACAGTAATCGAACGGATTCAACGAGTCATTACAAACTCAAACCAAGATATTTCAATCAATTGCATGGATGCTGGCGATCAACGAAACGATGTATTCCTTGTTTGTGGAGATGAGTTTCTTCTCTTCAGCACCTTCATGAATCTGATTACCAACGCTATCGAAGCCTCCCCGAACGGAAAGCAAATTTCAATAACTCTCAGTCGAAACGACTATTGCACCGTTTCAATCCGCAATCATGGCGAAGTGCCGGAAAGCATCCGGGATACTTTTTTCAACAAAATGGTAACTGCGGGCAAGAAGTTCGGAACAGGCCTTGGGACATACTCAGCCATGCTGATGGTCAAAGCCCAAAACGGGAGCATTGAATTAGATTGCTCCGAGCCCGGGATGACAACCATTTACGTCAATCTGCCAAAGGCAGAAGCCTAG
- a CDS encoding methyl-accepting chemotaxis protein encodes MKDIKLGIKLIGGFIATALITLLVGGVGYIQLSKMAGHAEMLGNEDMPKMVNLLQAESYINEVMISLAAMMSPYTTLEDRKQQFLTVDESRQLYKKHFDAYSNLPHSDEEEEIIQRFLAGVTKWAGYNDEATEKSKELIKLDILNPDQYQKRLWMFISDHHMLASKIGVLLLDDRPFEGGEDPTACRFGHWMESYSTSNPEIRALMEEIKEPHDTFHATVAKIKAAAANSEFGKAMDLYQKQMLPAAEEVFTLFAKLDEQAEISAKVLHDMEITMTTKSMAEQERTMGIVDELISLNQRESENSLAQAHNDVTSGSIIAVTGIVVGAILAVVLGVVLTAGITKPVRKGVTFAQRLAEGDFSEHLDVDQKDEIGVLATALNDMVDKLRAIVESVQSASDNVAAGSEELSASSQALSQGATEQAASIEEVSSSMEEMGASISQNAQNARQTEGISRKAADDARKGGEAVTMTVQAMKDIAEKISIIEEIARQTNLLALNAAIEAARAGEHGKGFAVVAAEVRKLAERSGTAAAEISELSSSSVEVAENAGKMLDQIIPDIQKTAELVQEIAESSNEQDAGANQINTAIQQLDDVIQQNASASEEMASTSEELSGQSQSMQATMAFFKIGGTGHSGTMRVMAERPRALPGKTGISEDFDEAGDDFERF; translated from the coding sequence ATGAAGGACATCAAACTGGGCATCAAACTGATCGGCGGATTCATCGCAACCGCGCTCATCACCCTGCTCGTCGGCGGAGTTGGCTACATCCAACTTTCCAAAATGGCCGGCCACGCGGAAATGCTGGGAAACGAGGACATGCCGAAGATGGTGAATCTGCTTCAGGCTGAATCGTACATCAACGAGGTCATGATTTCCCTCGCTGCCATGATGTCGCCATACACCACGCTGGAAGACAGGAAACAACAGTTCCTGACCGTGGACGAAAGCCGACAGTTGTACAAGAAGCACTTCGATGCGTACAGCAACCTGCCCCACTCGGACGAGGAGGAGGAAATCATCCAGCGATTCCTTGCCGGTGTGACGAAATGGGCGGGATACAACGACGAAGCCACGGAAAAATCGAAAGAGCTCATCAAGCTGGATATCCTCAACCCGGACCAGTACCAGAAACGGCTGTGGATGTTCATCAGCGACCACCACATGCTCGCCTCCAAGATCGGCGTGCTGCTCCTTGACGACCGACCGTTCGAGGGTGGGGAAGACCCCACCGCATGCAGATTCGGCCACTGGATGGAGTCATATTCGACTTCAAATCCCGAAATCCGGGCATTGATGGAGGAAATCAAGGAGCCGCACGACACATTCCATGCAACGGTCGCCAAAATCAAGGCGGCGGCGGCGAACAGCGAATTCGGCAAGGCAATGGACCTCTACCAGAAACAGATGCTCCCCGCCGCCGAAGAGGTATTCACCCTGTTCGCGAAGCTGGACGAGCAGGCGGAGATTTCCGCCAAGGTCCTGCATGACATGGAAATCACCATGACCACGAAATCCATGGCCGAACAGGAAAGGACCATGGGGATTGTCGACGAACTCATCTCCCTCAACCAGCGGGAATCCGAGAACTCCCTGGCCCAGGCCCACAACGACGTGACGTCGGGCTCGATAATCGCCGTCACCGGCATCGTCGTGGGCGCGATCCTGGCCGTCGTCCTGGGCGTGGTCCTCACTGCCGGGATCACCAAACCGGTGCGCAAGGGCGTGACCTTTGCCCAACGGTTGGCCGAGGGCGACTTCAGCGAACACCTCGACGTCGACCAGAAGGACGAAATCGGCGTGCTGGCGACGGCCCTGAACGACATGGTCGACAAGTTGCGCGCCATCGTGGAATCGGTCCAATCCGCCTCCGACAATGTGGCCGCCGGAAGCGAAGAGCTGTCCGCGTCCTCCCAGGCCCTGTCACAGGGCGCCACCGAGCAGGCCGCCTCCATAGAGGAGGTTTCCTCGTCCATGGAAGAAATGGGCGCAAGCATCAGCCAGAATGCCCAGAACGCCCGGCAGACCGAAGGGATTTCCCGCAAGGCCGCCGACGATGCCCGCAAGGGCGGAGAGGCCGTGACCATGACCGTCCAGGCCATGAAGGACATTGCGGAGAAAATCTCCATCATCGAGGAAATCGCCCGGCAGACCAACCTGCTCGCCCTGAACGCGGCCATTGAAGCGGCCCGCGCCGGAGAGCACGGCAAGGGCTTCGCCGTGGTGGCGGCCGAGGTCAGGAAACTGGCCGAAAGATCCGGGACCGCAGCGGCAGAGATCAGCGAGCTCTCGTCTTCAAGCGTCGAAGTGGCCGAAAACGCGGGAAAAATGTTGGACCAGATCATACCGGATATTCAAAAGACTGCCGAACTGGTGCAGGAAATCGCCGAATCATCCAACGAGCAGGACGCCGGGGCAAACCAGATCAACACCGCCATCCAACAGCTGGACGACGTCATCCAGCAGAACGCGTCCGCCTCGGAGGAAATGGCCTCCACTTCCGAAGAGCTGTCTGGCCAGTCCCAGAGCATGCAGGCGACCATGGCGTTCTTCAAGATCGGCGGAACCGGTCACTCCGGCACGATGCGGGTCATGGCCGAAAGGCCCAGGGCTCTGCCCGGAAAAACCGGGATATCCGAGGATTTCGACGAAGCCGGAGACGACTTCGAGCGATTTTAA
- the cfa gene encoding cyclopropane fatty acyl phospholipid synthase gives MDTSRQFLANLLAEAGVQVDGGAPWDLRVKDDRLFREVLLKKNLGLGEGYMLGWWDCERVDELICRVLKSGTADRVRGCWRLIVRLVPTLLVNLQSLSRARIVARRHYDLGNDLFQAFLDSYLQYSCAYFKGMACEPDPLQLTADQVSRDLETAQQSKMRLICEKLELKPGETLLDIGCGWGGLARFAAENYGCTVTGVNISRRQIDFAREFCKGLPVEISEADYRLLHGSYDKIVSVGMFEHVGYKNYRTFMETAARCLAPDGLFLLHTIGSNATSPDIDPWISKYIFPNGVLPSIAQISRAAEKWFTVEDLHNFGPDYDRTLLCWLRKFRDAWPDLQQRYGQRFGRMWEYYLQSCAGCFRARDIQLWQIVFTKIGRDQPCCRLT, from the coding sequence ATGGATACAAGCAGACAGTTCCTTGCCAATCTGCTGGCCGAGGCCGGTGTCCAGGTTGACGGCGGGGCCCCCTGGGACCTGCGCGTCAAGGACGATCGCCTCTTCCGCGAGGTGTTGCTCAAGAAAAACCTGGGACTCGGCGAGGGCTACATGCTCGGCTGGTGGGACTGCGAACGGGTGGACGAACTCATATGCCGGGTGCTCAAAAGCGGCACGGCAGACCGGGTCCGGGGCTGCTGGCGGCTCATCGTGCGCCTCGTGCCGACCCTGCTCGTCAACCTGCAAAGCCTGTCGCGCGCCCGGATCGTGGCCAGACGGCATTACGACCTGGGCAACGACCTCTTCCAGGCATTCCTCGACTCATACCTCCAATACAGCTGCGCCTATTTCAAGGGGATGGCCTGCGAACCGGACCCGCTTCAACTGACCGCAGACCAGGTCTCCCGGGACCTGGAAACGGCCCAGCAGTCCAAAATGCGCCTGATCTGTGAAAAACTGGAGCTCAAACCGGGCGAGACCCTGCTGGACATCGGCTGCGGCTGGGGCGGGCTGGCCCGATTCGCCGCCGAGAACTACGGCTGCACCGTGACGGGCGTGAACATCTCCCGCCGGCAGATCGACTTTGCCAGGGAATTCTGCAAGGGGCTGCCCGTGGAAATCAGTGAAGCCGACTACAGGCTGCTCCACGGGAGCTACGACAAGATCGTGTCCGTGGGCATGTTCGAACACGTCGGGTACAAGAACTACAGGACCTTCATGGAGACCGCCGCACGCTGCCTTGCGCCGGACGGCCTGTTCCTGCTCCACACCATCGGCAGCAACGCGACCAGCCCGGACATCGACCCCTGGATCTCCAAATACATCTTCCCCAACGGCGTCCTGCCGAGCATAGCCCAGATTTCCCGGGCCGCGGAGAAATGGTTCACCGTGGAAGACCTGCACAACTTCGGCCCGGATTACGACCGGACGCTCCTGTGTTGGCTCAGGAAATTCCGCGACGCCTGGCCGGATCTCCAACAGCGGTACGGCCAACGGTTCGGGCGCATGTGGGAATACTATCTGCAGTCCTGCGCAGGCTGCTTCCGCGCCCGCGACATCCAGCTGTGGCAGATCGTTTTCACGAAAATCGGCCGGGATCAGCCCTGCTGCCGCCTGACGTGA
- a CDS encoding MFS transporter, translating to MKRTAALHYGWVICLTGAVVLFSCLGLGRFSLGMLLPSMGSSLDLSYSRMGLISTGNFAGYMVAVLLAGTVTQALGARKTIAAGLVLVSLSMILISFCAGFHGILILYFATGIGSGLANVPLMGLISHWFLKDIRGRAAGFMVSGNGAAIIFSGLFVPWVNADSGGEGWRTGWLALGAISLAISMVAAFLLRNHPREKGLLPLGRAADAPAVGKAKTGEKTGIFRRDILHLGAIYLLYGATYVVYATFIVTAMVDQRHFGEDTAGQFWAIVGGLSIVSGPLFGWLSDKYGRKAGMIAVFLLFTLSYSFAALGLSDLFLYASIFIFGIACWSIPTIMSAAVGDYMGPEQAVKAFGFITLFFGAGQIIGPALAGYLADVSGSFNTAFWMCAGLTACAAALSAALRQSK from the coding sequence ATGAAGAGGACCGCAGCCCTGCACTATGGATGGGTGATCTGCCTTACCGGGGCGGTGGTGCTGTTTTCGTGCCTGGGACTGGGACGTTTCTCCCTCGGCATGCTCCTGCCGTCAATGGGATCGTCGTTGGATCTCAGCTATTCGCGGATGGGGCTCATCAGCACCGGGAACTTCGCCGGGTACATGGTGGCCGTGCTGCTGGCCGGGACCGTCACACAGGCGCTGGGCGCGCGCAAGACCATTGCCGCCGGGCTCGTTCTGGTCAGCCTGTCCATGATCCTGATCAGCTTTTGTGCGGGGTTCCACGGCATCCTGATCCTGTATTTCGCCACCGGCATAGGGTCCGGGCTGGCCAACGTGCCGCTCATGGGGCTCATTTCCCACTGGTTCCTGAAGGATATTCGGGGGCGGGCCGCCGGATTCATGGTCTCGGGAAACGGCGCGGCCATCATTTTTTCCGGCCTGTTCGTGCCCTGGGTGAATGCGGATTCGGGCGGGGAAGGATGGCGCACGGGCTGGCTGGCCCTCGGCGCGATCTCGCTGGCCATCTCCATGGTCGCCGCCTTTCTGTTGCGCAACCACCCCCGCGAAAAGGGACTCCTGCCGCTGGGCCGGGCCGCCGACGCGCCTGCGGTCGGCAAGGCAAAAACCGGCGAGAAGACGGGAATATTCCGCCGCGACATCCTGCACCTGGGCGCCATCTATCTGCTTTACGGCGCCACCTACGTGGTCTACGCCACCTTCATCGTCACGGCCATGGTCGACCAGCGCCACTTCGGCGAAGACACGGCGGGACAGTTCTGGGCCATCGTGGGCGGCCTGTCCATCGTCTCCGGCCCCCTGTTCGGATGGCTGTCCGACAAATACGGTCGCAAGGCGGGCATGATCGCGGTCTTCCTGCTGTTCACCCTGTCCTATTCCTTTGCCGCCCTGGGGCTGTCGGACCTCTTCCTCTACGCCTCCATATTCATCTTCGGCATCGCGTGCTGGAGCATACCGACCATCATGTCCGCCGCCGTAGGCGACTACATGGGTCCGGAACAGGCGGTGAAGGCCTTCGGGTTCATCACTCTTTTCTTCGGAGCGGGCCAGATCATCGGCCCCGCGCTGGCCGGATATCTGGCCGATGTCTCGGGCAGCTTCAATACGGCCTTCTGGATGTGCGCCGGCCTGACGGCCTGCGCAGCAGCCCTGTCAGCCGCCTTGAGGCAATCGAAATAA
- a CDS encoding FUSC family protein, protein MTALPESMTRDHVRHGIKVGLAGVMAYVLSDLAGIPYAYWAVITTVIVMQVHVADSIRMSVYRFTGTALGAAMGIVMILVLPPEPAYTLVGIFVGTGLCAYLTRYNERFRMAAITVAIVFLTSLHEDNRIWFTLSRVAEIGMGVSCAFLVSVLVWPNRTGENLRARLRAQYDEAAELYARLVGHFLSRQEKADPDLLFDLNGEIRQNVDMFHKVYAMERRLFREDVALLSLQVTTLRSVLERMHALLNLLNDVEGEGFDIIMAPELNALCSATAEALRALGRGEPHDSHALAGAVVAADERFHELRHQGVTDRFEARRLFQVLGFINAAQLLGEYLLDVLNKPEMAKRD, encoded by the coding sequence ATGACGGCATTACCGGAAAGCATGACGCGGGACCACGTCCGCCACGGCATCAAGGTCGGCCTGGCCGGCGTCATGGCCTACGTCCTGTCGGACCTAGCGGGAATCCCCTACGCCTATTGGGCGGTCATCACCACGGTCATCGTCATGCAGGTCCACGTGGCCGACTCAATCCGCATGAGCGTGTACCGGTTCACGGGCACGGCCCTGGGCGCGGCCATGGGCATCGTCATGATCCTGGTCCTGCCGCCCGAGCCCGCGTACACCCTGGTCGGCATCTTCGTCGGCACCGGGCTCTGCGCCTACCTGACCCGTTATAACGAGCGGTTCCGCATGGCCGCCATCACCGTGGCCATCGTCTTTCTGACCAGCCTGCACGAGGACAACCGCATCTGGTTCACCCTGTCCCGGGTGGCCGAGATAGGCATGGGCGTCTCGTGCGCCTTCCTGGTGTCCGTGCTCGTCTGGCCCAACCGCACGGGCGAAAATCTGCGGGCCCGTCTTCGGGCGCAGTATGACGAGGCCGCCGAACTCTACGCCCGGCTCGTGGGCCATTTTCTCAGTCGCCAGGAAAAGGCGGACCCGGACCTGCTTTTCGACCTCAACGGCGAGATTCGGCAGAACGTGGACATGTTCCACAAGGTGTACGCCATGGAACGCCGCCTGTTCAGGGAGGACGTGGCGTTGCTTTCCCTGCAGGTGACCACGCTCCGGTCGGTCCTGGAACGGATGCACGCCCTGCTCAACCTGCTCAACGACGTGGAGGGGGAGGGGTTCGATATCATCATGGCCCCGGAGTTGAACGCGCTGTGCTCTGCCACCGCCGAGGCCCTGCGGGCCCTGGGTCGGGGGGAGCCCCACGACAGCCACGCCCTGGCCGGTGCCGTGGTGGCTGCGGACGAGCGCTTCCATGAGCTTCGCCACCAGGGCGTCACCGACCGCTTCGAAGCCCGCCGCCTCTTCCAGGTCCTCGGTTTCATCAACGCAGCCCAGCTTCTGGGCGAATATCTCCTGGATGTCCTGAACAAGCCCGAGATGGCCAAGAGGGATTGA
- a CDS encoding putative quinol monooxygenase has translation MALTYVSASIMAKDGCEAALEAELNKVVAPVRAEAGCIRYDLHRSEYGNAFLFYEIWESPAHLAAHGKTPHIAAMHAATTDLVADKSVNIWEAVDVAE, from the coding sequence ATGGCTCTGACATACGTATCGGCCTCCATCATGGCCAAGGACGGCTGCGAGGCGGCTCTGGAAGCGGAACTCAACAAGGTGGTTGCCCCGGTCCGCGCGGAAGCGGGCTGCATCCGGTACGACCTGCACCGGTCGGAATACGGCAACGCCTTCCTGTTCTATGAAATATGGGAAAGCCCGGCCCACCTCGCGGCCCACGGCAAGACCCCGCATATCGCCGCCATGCACGCGGCCACGACCGACCTGGTGGCGGACAAGTCCGTGAACATATGGGAAGCGGTGGACGTGGCTGAATAG